Proteins from a genomic interval of Alosa alosa isolate M-15738 ecotype Scorff River chromosome 8, AALO_Geno_1.1, whole genome shotgun sequence:
- the si:dkey-85n7.8 gene encoding COX8 domain-containing protein has translation MLSLLRVTSQPVALGRAKGILQERRSSIYSKPPKNKIGAGQSFFIMSVFAMAMLLPAGWILHHLPEYRKRPRPPPS, from the exons ATGCTGAGTCTGCTGAGAGTGACTTCGCAGCCTGTTGCTCTGGGCCGGGCTAAAGGGATTCTGCAGGAGAGACGCTCCAGTATCTACAGCAAGCCTCCCAAGAACAAGATTGGAGCTGGG CAAAGTTTCTTCATCATGTCTGTGTTCGCTATGGCCATGCTACTACCTGCCGGCTGGATCCTTCACCATCTCCCTGAATACCGCAAAAGACCCCGGCCCCCACCCTCATAA